AAACTTTTTTGTTTTGGATACGGGTACACCGGTGACTATCTGGGCCAGGCTTTGAAAAAAGCCGGCGGGTGGGCCATTGCGGGCACGACGCGTGACCCCGAAAAACGCCGCTTCCTGAAAAATCTGGGTGTGCGCGGTTATATGTTCGACTACACCCAGCCGCTCGAAGACCCGCAATTGTTCCTGAAGGGAACCACCCACCTTCTGATCTCCACCCCGCCGGCGGATAATGGTGATCCCACGTTCCTGATGCATGAAGACGATATTTTATCCATCCCGACGCTGGAATGGGTTGGGTATCTGTCATCGACGTCGGTGTATGGTGATCGCAGCGGCGAATGGGTCGACGAAAATTCCGAAGTGCGTCCATCCACCAAACGCGGTTCACGTCGCGCCCGGGCCGAAGCGCAATGGCTGTCGCTGGCGGGCCAGGGTGTGCCGGTGCATGTGTTCCGTCTGGCGGGCATTTACGGCCCCGGACGATCCGCATTGGATTCCGTGCGCGCCGGTATTGCCCGCCGTATTGATAAACCCGGCCACGCGTTCAGCCGCATTCATATCGATGATATCGTTCAAGTGTTGATGGCGTCGATGGCAAAACCCAATCCGGGTGCGGTTTATAATCTGGCCGATGATCTGGCCGCCCCCAGCCACGCGGTGATTGCCGAGGCCTGTGACATGCTGGGCCTGACCCCGCCGCCGCTGATTAAATATGACGACGCCGACATGGCCCCAATTGCCCGCAGTTTTTATTCCGACAACAAGCGCATTAAAAACGACCGCATTAAAAACGAACTGGGCGTCGTCCTGAAACATCCGACCTTTATGGAAGGGCTGCAGGATTGTCTGGCCAAGGAACAGGCGCACCGTTCCCGTATGGGTGCCTTTGCCGCCGCCGCCATAGGCGGGTCCCGCGAGGGGTAGATTTTCAAGACGGATTGAGGGGCTTTGGGCCTCTATTTTTATGTTTATTTTCAGTGTGTTGATGCGGTTCGCACGCGAAAGTTTGTGCGGCCTTTGTGGTTTGTGGTACGACCATATTTCTGCAAAAAACGAAACGGGATTGGGTCATGGCCGGAGTGGGCGAAACATATTCATTGAGTGAAGATTATCTGCGCGGTGCGTTTGAGCGCGCGCAGGCCGACAAACAAGATTTTCTGATCACATACACTTACGGCGAAGAAGGCATGCCATGGGGCTTTTGCCCGATGATTGATCTTCACGAATCCTGCGTGGCTGTGACCAAGGACACGATGCGCCGCGACTTGCTGGGCGTTTATACGAAGCACGGCGTTCTCAATATCAGCCGTGTTTATGATTTGTCGTGCGATTTTGAAAATGCGTGCGGCGGTGTAGAAAAATTGCCGTACGAAGTGGATGTGGCCGCAAACGATATCATCGTCAAAGTGAATGCAATTGAAGAGTGGCAGAACCAACCCTTCTGGAAGCGCTGGTTGACCAAGCCGAAAATCTAAGACTGTTTGATTAAATCAGATCATCGATGGGCGCAGGGAGAGATCCTTGCGCCTTCATTGCATCATAGGCGTTGTACGGCAGGCGGACGCTGACCGCGGTGCCGATGCCGACGGTGGATTCGATGTGCAACGTGCCGCCGTGCAGTTCGATCAACTCCTTGGTGATGGCCAGCCCCAGTCCCGTGCCCTCATGCTTGCGCGTGTAGTGGGATGCGGCCTGTTCGAACGGACGGGTGACGTTTTTCAGCTTGTTCGCCGGAATGCCAATGCCCGTGTCGGTGACTTTGATCAGCACGTAATCATCACGTTCCATGCAATCAATCCGTACCGATCCGCCCGCGTCGGTGAATTTCACCGCGTTGGAGAGCAGGTTCAACAACACCTGCATCACGGCGCGGCGGTCGGCGATGATTTGTAAATCTTCGTTCGCCATGTCGATGCTGACGCGGATTTTGGCCTCGGTCGCGCGGCCTTCCATCATGTGGACGGCCAGGCGGATGACCTTGGAGACATTCAGTTCTTCCAGATCCAGCTCATACTTCCCGGCTTCGATCTTGGACATGTCCAGAATATCGGCGATCAAATCGAGCAGATGTTCACCGCTTTCGCGGATGCCGCCGATATAATCCAGATAACGGTCGGACCCGATGGGGCCCAGCAACTGGCGCTGCATCATCTCGGAAAAACCGATAATGGCGTTCAATGGTGTACGCAGTTCGTGGCTCATATTCGCCAGGAATTGGGATTTCGCGGCATAGGCGCGTTCGGCGGCTTCTTTTGCTTCGTGCAGATCGCGTTCGTACAAAGTGCGGTCGGTTACGTCCTGCATAATCCCGAACAGGGAAATGACTTCGCCATCGGCATCGTTTTCGCAACGGCCTTCGCATCGGATGTAACGCACCTCGCCACTGGGGCGCAGGACGCGGAATTCCATTTCATACGGTTTTTGTTCGATAATCGCGCGCTGGAACGCCTGTAACAGGCGGCCCACATCGCGGCGGTGGAGCAGGGCATTCACACTGTCCAGTGTCGGGTGGAACTGTTCCGGGTCGACGCCGAAGATGCAGTAAATTTCCTCGGAGAAAATGATGTCGGTTGCGCCCACGATCCAACGCCAGTGGCCCATATGGCCGATGGCTTGGGCCTCGCGCAACATTTGCTGTTGGCGGAACAGGGCGTCTTCCTGTTTTTTAATGGCGGTGACGTTGCGGCCCACGCTGTAAATCGCATCGCCGGACCGTTTGTTGCGCCATTCCATCCATAATGATGCGCCATCGCGGGTCAGCATGCGGCATTCGAAATCAATGACATGGTCATGCACCGCGTCATCGGTCATCAATGCGCCGATGGCGTTGCGCACCATGGCTTTATCTTCCGGGTGGATGGCGTCCAGAAAGCTCATCCGCTGCATCTGGCTTTCGGTATAGCCCAGCGTGTCGGCCATCACCGGATTGATCCGGGTGAAGCGCGCGCGCGTATCGGATACGGCCATCAAGTCGGATGACATCGCCATGAAATGCGCGGTTTCGGTATTGGCAGCGGTGGCGGCGCCCTGTTTTGCGGCGGCGTCATCGGCGCGGGTTTTCCATTCATTCCCGGCGATCCGGTCCAACAGGCGCGCGGCCATGTCGGTATCCAGACCCGCATTGCGTGCGGTTTCGCCGTCCGTGCCCGAGGCAATGATCAGGCCGCGGCCATCGGCCATTTTCAGGCGGTCAAACTGGTACGGGCCGCGCACGGGGGGCAACGCATGGCCGGTCTGGATATCGACCAGATGCAACCCTTCGCGCAGGCTGGAGA
The genomic region above belongs to Micavibrio aeruginosavorus EPB and contains:
- a CDS encoding SDR family oxidoreductase, with the protein product MTDKKLFCFGYGYTGDYLGQALKKAGGWAIAGTTRDPEKRRFLKNLGVRGYMFDYTQPLEDPQLFLKGTTHLLISTPPADNGDPTFLMHEDDILSIPTLEWVGYLSSTSVYGDRSGEWVDENSEVRPSTKRGSRRARAEAQWLSLAGQGVPVHVFRLAGIYGPGRSALDSVRAGIARRIDKPGHAFSRIHIDDIVQVLMASMAKPNPGAVYNLADDLAAPSHAVIAEACDMLGLTPPPLIKYDDADMAPIARSFYSDNKRIKNDRIKNELGVVLKHPTFMEGLQDCLAKEQAHRSRMGAFAAAAIGGSREG
- a CDS encoding sensor histidine kinase — protein: MAPKDTQTPTGTATAQVANRVAPGALDDLNDGVPRLIADQDGKILFATTDFAALCGVEPADLIGRALTSVFTFAEPDDAFHATSMFGARRDDANAILSSLREGLHLVDIQTGHALPPVRGPYQFDRLKMADGRGLIIASGTDGETARNAGLDTDMAARLLDRIAGNEWKTRADDAAAKQGAATAANTETAHFMAMSSDLMAVSDTRARFTRINPVMADTLGYTESQMQRMSFLDAIHPEDKAMVRNAIGALMTDDAVHDHVIDFECRMLTRDGASLWMEWRNKRSGDAIYSVGRNVTAIKKQEDALFRQQQMLREAQAIGHMGHWRWIVGATDIIFSEEIYCIFGVDPEQFHPTLDSVNALLHRRDVGRLLQAFQRAIIEQKPYEMEFRVLRPSGEVRYIRCEGRCENDADGEVISLFGIMQDVTDRTLYERDLHEAKEAAERAYAAKSQFLANMSHELRTPLNAIIGFSEMMQRQLLGPIGSDRYLDYIGGIRESGEHLLDLIADILDMSKIEAGKYELDLEELNVSKVIRLAVHMMEGRATEAKIRVSIDMANEDLQIIADRRAVMQVLLNLLSNAVKFTDAGGSVRIDCMERDDYVLIKVTDTGIGIPANKLKNVTRPFEQAASHYTRKHEGTGLGLAITKELIELHGGTLHIESTVGIGTAVSVRLPYNAYDAMKAQGSLPAPIDDLI